The Bdellovibrio sp. NC01 genome includes the window ACCTAAAGAAAAATCGGTCCTCGAGTATATCGAGGCGCAACTCTTAAGTTCAGGAGTTTCTCCGTCATATCAGGAAATTAAGGACCACTTCGGGTTGGCTTCTTTCAATTCGGTTCAGAATTATCTGAAGCAATTGACGAACAAAGGATACATCTCGAATCCGCAAAACCAGAAGCGGGCCATTCAGATTCTTCACTCTGCTTCGGCAGTGCAGGAGCATCTACAAGCAAAAGTCTCGACGACGACGGGATCTCACCGCACTAAGCTCCTCCAGGCTCGTGATGAGATCCTGTCCCTTCCCCTTCTCGGTAAGGTGGCAGCGGGACAGCCGATTGAAAATATCAAACACGACGAATACGTCGACGTTCCTCCTTCTATGGTCAGAAATCCTTCAAAGTCGTTTGCCTTAAAGGTTCAAGGTGATTCGATGATTGAAGATGGAATCTTTGATGAAGACATTATTTTGATTCAGGAACAAAAAGCCGCAACGAACGGAGACATTATCGTTGCGACTGTCGACAACGAAGCAACAGTAAAACGTTTCTACTTGCGCGCGCGCCCGGACTCTGGCGATTCCACAAAGCAAGTAGAGCTTCGTCCCGCAAACTCGACAATGAAATCAATGTGGTTCTCCCCTGACGAGGTAGAAATCCGCGGTATCGTCGTCGGTCTTATTCGTAAATTCTAATTATAAATTACAATAGGTCGGCATATCTGTGTGCAGACCTTTATGTCCTTTGAAAACTCTGAAGCGCAGAGTTTGGTTTTTGATTTTGCTATCGTTCAAAATCTTATCGAAGGTGATGTCGTAGTAACTTCTTTTCGGAGTCGTTTTTACGTACGCATATCCCAGATCATCCATCTGAATTTTTCCAGTGTCTGAATCCATGGCGTAGTGGCCGCTATAATATTGATCGAACATCGTGTTGCCGTCGAAATCAAATTCGCGATAACGGAATTGATAACTGCCGTCGTCTTTTTTCAAATACAACTCGATCTGCCCCGTTAGCACGGCGGCTGGATCATCCCACAACATCAAACCTGCACCACTTAGATTTGCGAAAACCAAAGTGCCGTCATTACATGTGCCTTCAGTGTGATAAAAGAAATTGTCGGGAATGGATTTAGCGATGACTTCTTGATTCTGATTATTTTCGCCTAAATTTGAAATAAGCGACTGCATGTCTCCACACGCAGATAGACAAAAGCTCAGTGCCAAAACGCTCCAAAATAACAGTGGTTTGATCATGCTTTGATGCTAATCAGTCCTGTTCTCAGGGTCACATGAATAAAATTCGGATCTGGTCTAAAGAATGTGCTATACATACAAATGTTATGGAAGCATCGACACGCGCAATTTCTTATTCAGACAAATCTAAATTCTACCGCGAACTTCAATCCGAGGTGATCGGTATGTGCGAACCAGAATGGTTTGCGAATCTTGCCAACGTGTCTGCACTTTTGAAGCAGCACTTACCGCAAATTAATTGGGTTGGATTCTATTTAAATCACAAAGAAGAACTTGTCCTAAGTTCGTTCCAGGGACTTCCTGCCTGCACCAGAATTCGTTTCGGCAAAGGAGTCTGTGGAACAGCCGCTGCCACTCGCGAAATTCAAATTGTTCCAGATGTCGATCAATTCCCTGGTCACATCGTGTGCGACAGCGCCTCACGCTCGGAAATCGTTCTGCCAATTATTCGCGACAACAAAGTGATCGGCGTCCTAGACATCGACTCACCCATCTTGAACCGTTTCGACCAAGCAGATGCCGACGGCCTAAAAAAAATCGTCGACATCCTTCTAGAAAAAACAATCTGGCCACCAAACTTCACATAAAAAGTGTCTGTCATTTTTTTGGGTCTACATTGCGTTACCAAAAAAACGACAGACACCTTTTTTCTAACGCACCATGGGCCCAAAAAAGTGCCAGGCACTTTTGCGGAGAAAGTGGCAGGCACCCCTAGAAACGGACCATCATTGCTAGGTTGATGCGGTCTTCGTGTTTGCGAAGATCCGGTTCCCAGCTTGTTGGGTGCGCTGTTGTATTCAAGTTATCTGGTGAGGTTACGCCGCCTGCTCCTGCGAAATAGTTTACGTTGGCTTCGCGGTGGATAAATTCTGTGCGGAACGTGATGAACTCTTCAGGCATATAGTCGAACGTAACGGATGCATCCCATGCGCGGAAATCATCACCTGGGTTTTGTGAGAAGTAGGGATTGCCATTGCTATCCAATGCTGGATTTGTGGCACTGGCTCCGCCACTGGCGCCTGTTTGTGATGTTTGAATTGGTGGAATCAAAACCAAGTAACGACCTGGGTTGTTGATCATACCCGCACCTAACGTCAACGCAAACGTGTCGTGATCGAACCAGAAACGGTTGTATGCCATCAAGCCTAAGAAATACTGACTTGGAGTATTTGCATCACCACCGGAACACTTCACTCCACCGCCGCTTTCGCAACCGATGTCAGCTGTGATAGAAAACGCAGCTTTGCTTAAAAACTTCGAAGGCGTGTCTAAGTATTTATACTGCACAGAAGAGTCACTGTGATAACGAGTTCTGCCTGGCGTACCCAAAGTATCAGAACCGACATAACCATTCGTCACCCACGAAAAATCGCCTGTGGGACGACCGGCGAATTGATAACCTACACCTGGTGCTTCGTTAAACATGCCGTATGATTGCCAACCGTTGATCAACCAAAATTCCATTTTCAGACGATCTGTTGGAAACACCTGCAAACGCAAACCATTAAAGAACCACGGTGTGTTCGCTGAAGTGTATGACGCTTGATAAGCCCAGTTTTCAAAATTGTAGTAACTGAATAAACCAATATACGACATGAAAATACCAGCATCCAAATTGATGCCGTTCATTTTATCCCAGTGATAACCACCATACGCTTCACTGACATAACGATAAGCGGTGTTCATATCCCACTGCCCACGCGCCGTTGAAGCATCATTTCGCGGAGTCATGCTTGAATACATTCCAAACTGAGTCATCAAACGACCACGCACGTTCTTATAGTGGAAATCTCCACCGACACCTAATTGTGTAACTTGAAACTCACTAGTACGACCCGAAGAAGTCGAACCAACCAGGGTGTGATCTTGAGGACGATTGAAATCGTAAACGTAATTCGTGTCGGCCATGAATGAACCGGTGAAATATTTTGTGTCGAGCAAAGAAGAATGCTGACGGTTATTCCCGTTCATCCAAGTGAAGTCGGCAAAACTAAACGGCTCTGCATCTTCAGCCTTTGCAGAGTAAGGCGCGATAAGGCACGCGCACGCAAGCGCAAGCCATGATCTTTTGCTGATCATATAACTGTCTCCTGTTTCGGGCGGCGAACCACCACGTTCTTTGAGACTGTTATAAATTTTTGAGCATTAAGACTTCGTAAAGATTGAACCGCGGAAAGTAAAAAGATCGTCTATAAATCAGTGTCAGTTTGGAATGGCACCGACGTTGCTGTCACGAAGCCCAGGGAGGGTGCAATGAGGATCCTGATCTATTTCATGACGTTACTGAGCCTGATCAGTTGTGCCGAAGTGTTCTTGATGAAAGAGCATCGTGATAGTCTGAACAAATATTATGTGACTTCACACATGCAGCCTTAAATAACAAAGGGGACGAAGCCCTTCAGCCCATCCCCTTTAAACCCCTCGAGATATATTCAAATCAAACTGTGATCTAGCCGCGTGCGTAGCGTTTGTTCACTGATTCGCGGATTTCCGCGCCTTCAATGCTCAAACGTGTCCAAGGAATCGCGCGCAATCTTTCTGGTTCGATTTCTTCTTCAGTTTCTTCACAGTAACCGAAAGAACCATTTTCGATGCGAGCTAGAGCGCTTTCGATTTCCATAAGCTGACCACGAAGTCTTTCGTGCATGCTTAGGAATTCTTGTTCAGCCAAGACGCGAATTGTTTGATCGCCCTCGTCGCCGCCCTTTTCCTCATTCTGGTCTAGATTCAAACGAGCTTCCTTCACTCTATTGAGGATTTCTTGCTTCGTTTGCAAAAGTCTTTGTCTGCATTCGCCGACAAGCTTTTCAGAGATAGCCATAATTGCCCCCTCGTTCCTTCCGAGCTTAAGTGCCAATTTGGAACTGACCTATTAAGTTCTATGCATGTAAATATTGCAAGTAAATATTCTTACATTAACTTAAAAGTAACTAAACTAGTGAAAATCCTGACAAATTCATGACCGTGGACAATGCTGCGGTTAGGCTAATGACTCTAAAATCGATGCAAATGTCGGGATCTTACACGTTTCTTAAATTCTAACTCGCCGCTCTTGGGCCTTCCGCAACTAAACATGCGTAGCGTTAAATTCTAGACCTTGGCGATTGAAAAGGAAACTGTTACGCCACTTGGATGCTTATCTTTCTCTTTTTGAGCCAAATTTTATGGGCTTCTGAAAGCTCGCAAAGCCTTGCTGGGCGCTGGGTTCAGCCCTGCCAGCTCCAAACCCAACGGGAAGAGGTTTTCGCCGCCACGACGGCCGTATTGACGGAAAACTACTATTATAAGAAGGACTGCTCGCAGCCATTGATGTCGATTCGCAATTCGGGCGATGTCGTGATTACGGAAGAGCATATGGATTTCACGTTCCAAGAAGTGGGTATCACGCTGAAGGATCAAATGATGATCGACGACTTCAACGGACGCGAAGTGTGCGGATTCAAAGATTGGACATTATATAAAGAGAAGATCGTAACCGGCATGTGGTGTGCGATCATCACAGGCGCTAAAGCCATGAAGATGGCAGACGTCGGTTCACAAAGATTTGGTATTTATAAAAAGACAGGCGACCTACTTTACTTCGGTCGCCTCGAGCCTGGTCACGATGCTCTCTCCCCCGAAAGACGCCCCGTAACCCTTGATCCCCGTTTCTACGTCAGATCCCCAGCGGAATAACTATTTAAGACAGGCAGACACGCGAGCGAAAAGATCTTCGGTCGCGTTGTTTAAACGGTCTGACATGCGCTTGCCCTGAACCCCGCGCGCACGAAAGGCCTTTGCTGATTGATCCATAGATTTAGAAACGGATTTTGAGTCTTTAGAATCGCTAAGAACTTCAGAATATTCTTCCATCGTTGAAGCGAATGTTTCGTGATTGCTGACAAGGCTGCGCATGATTTGCGCTTGAGCTTCCTGCATAGCAGACAGTTCTTTTTTAAGTTCAGCGCAGTTTGTAGAGGCGTGCGCCGTTGTTGCCGTAGCCAGAAGTAATGTGCAAAGAAGTGCTTTCATAGTTCTCAACCTTTCAGATTCGGTTAGAACTAAAGCAAGGGCTTTGCCACCTCAGATCGAATTAATCGACACTAGAGGTGACGTTTTGTGCTAGGCCTTAAGAAATTTTTCAAACTCGTTCTTTGTTTCGCCAGATGTGTAAGGCAAAAGAAGACGAGCTACGTGGTGCTTACCGCGTTCGATTGTACGTTTACCCGGTTGCTTTTCCGCTGATTCGAAGAACTGCAAGAACGTTGTCGCCATCGCTAGCAAAGATTCTGCGATGTATTGCATTTCGCTGACTTGGTCGATCTTAGCCATTTTGCCGTCCTTTACCCATTGGCGGTAAAGGATGACCATCAACTTCATCATTTTTTGGATGTGGGCTCTCCACATTTTCGCAAGCTGTTGATCTTTACGACGAAGAGCATACATCTCGCGGTGGAAGAAACGGTACTTCCAATAAAGTTCGAAGTTGTCGTTGATGAAGTCTAAAGGTGACGCCTTTTTAGTGCGGCGTGGATGCCAAACAGCGTAGGTGTCTTTCGCCATTCTCTTGAAAAGCTCAACCAGAATTTCTTCTTTGTTGTCATAGTGAAAATACAGATTTCCAGGGCTGATCTCCATCGCTTTTGCGATGTGATTTGTCGTGATTGCTACGACGCCGCTGCGATTAAAGAGCTCGATTGAAGTAAGGAGAATGCGTTCTTTAGTCTTCATGTCTTATAGTCTTTAGTCTAAGTTTCACCTTGAGTCACGAATTAACCGTAACTGAAAACGCTCGTCCAGAGCGAGTTTCCTGCGACTTCTTCTGAGAATGGCCTTGAAACTG containing:
- the lexA gene encoding transcriptional repressor LexA, whose protein sequence is MTKKLPLPPLTPKEKSVLEYIEAQLLSSGVSPSYQEIKDHFGLASFNSVQNYLKQLTNKGYISNPQNQKRAIQILHSASAVQEHLQAKVSTTTGSHRTKLLQARDEILSLPLLGKVAAGQPIENIKHDEYVDVPPSMVRNPSKSFALKVQGDSMIEDGIFDEDIILIQEQKAATNGDIIVATVDNEATVKRFYLRARPDSGDSTKQVELRPANSTMKSMWFSPDEVEIRGIVVGLIRKF
- a CDS encoding GAF domain-containing protein is translated as MEASTRAISYSDKSKFYRELQSEVIGMCEPEWFANLANVSALLKQHLPQINWVGFYLNHKEELVLSSFQGLPACTRIRFGKGVCGTAAATREIQIVPDVDQFPGHIVCDSASRSEIVLPIIRDNKVIGVLDIDSPILNRFDQADADGLKKIVDILLEKTIWPPNFT
- a CDS encoding outer membrane beta-barrel protein, whose protein sequence is MISKRSWLALACACLIAPYSAKAEDAEPFSFADFTWMNGNNRQHSSLLDTKYFTGSFMADTNYVYDFNRPQDHTLVGSTSSGRTSEFQVTQLGVGGDFHYKNVRGRLMTQFGMYSSMTPRNDASTARGQWDMNTAYRYVSEAYGGYHWDKMNGINLDAGIFMSYIGLFSYYNFENWAYQASYTSANTPWFFNGLRLQVFPTDRLKMEFWLINGWQSYGMFNEAPGVGYQFAGRPTGDFSWVTNGYVGSDTLGTPGRTRYHSDSSVQYKYLDTPSKFLSKAAFSITADIGCESGGGVKCSGGDANTPSQYFLGLMAYNRFWFDHDTFALTLGAGMINNPGRYLVLIPPIQTSQTGASGGASATNPALDSNGNPYFSQNPGDDFRAWDASVTFDYMPEEFITFRTEFIHREANVNYFAGAGGVTSPDNLNTTAHPTSWEPDLRKHEDRINLAMMVRF
- a CDS encoding TraR/DksA family transcriptional regulator, whose product is MAISEKLVGECRQRLLQTKQEILNRVKEARLNLDQNEEKGGDEGDQTIRVLAEQEFLSMHERLRGQLMEIESALARIENGSFGYCEETEEEIEPERLRAIPWTRLSIEGAEIRESVNKRYARG
- a CDS encoding TetR/AcrR family transcriptional regulator; translated protein: MKTKERILLTSIELFNRSGVVAITTNHIAKAMEISPGNLYFHYDNKEEILVELFKRMAKDTYAVWHPRRTKKASPLDFINDNFELYWKYRFFHREMYALRRKDQQLAKMWRAHIQKMMKLMVILYRQWVKDGKMAKIDQVSEMQYIAESLLAMATTFLQFFESAEKQPGKRTIERGKHHVARLLLPYTSGETKNEFEKFLKA